CCATGTTCCCTCTGAACGAAGAGTCGATTACTCCGCTGCGCGACGCCCCATCTCTCATCCAGGTCACTCCTCTCCTCTGGGCTTATTCAACCCGCGTCCTAGAGGAGAAAGACCTTTTCGTGCGCAAAGCGCCTCGCCATCCCACCAACTTATCTGGCTTGAGGAACAAAATATCTGGGTGCGAGCAGATATCACCGTCTCAACGAATTTCCCTGCGCAAGTGCCAACACTGACTCACTCTCGCTCGATGGACACCTACTTTACGAATAATGGCGAGCGGGATGCAGACATACCCacctctcctccacctccataTGAACAGCATGTATTTGATCAGCCAATAATGTCGCCGCGGGTGAATCAGGGGCAGCCTTTGTCGCAAACGGGCGCGCATGATTCTGTGTGGACGGCTGTTGCGGGGAGGAGGGCACACCGAGTCCCTTTTGGCAACTGAGAAGCATTATATACAGTCTAACAAGTGTTTCAAAGTCTAGCCACCGGTGTCCTCATCGCATTATGGCTTATATCAACGAGCGTCAGTCAGTTACAATTCCCAAACCCTGCGAAGCATGGCTTTGGCAGCCGGAAAGACAGGATTTGCGTTGGTATCAGGTATATTGATCACGCATTCGCGCTAGTCAGTGATACCAGTGATTCGACCTGATTTGGCTCGAAAAGGAGCTTCGCTAGCGACAAATATCTTCGTCCCTACCTTCTTGAACCACATGAAGATAGCTCCTGTCACACTTAAGAGGCAGAGTGAGTCGTATAAGCGGACGGCGACCGCCCGACCACGACTGTGACGAAAATGGCCCGTTGTGCCAAGATGAAGTTTACGGACCATTGTATATACCACACTTGTACTATAATCGACCGCACTTCCCCATTTGTACCTGTTCGGGGGGGTTTACTGGCGAACAAGTGAGTCGACGGTGGACCAGATGGCACGCGACTACCACGTGGCGATCATTGCGTTCTGGCCCGCCAGTTCTCTGTCCAACAGGTAGAAGATTGGGAACCAAAGAGGCGGATCTGCAACATGACCAACGGACGAGACAGGGAAAAGGCGGCGAGTCGCTTGGAAATTTGCCTGCAACGTCAGAAGGCGCCGGAGAAGTGGACCTCATGTTAAAGCGAGACGAGTAACAAGAGAGGCAACACTAGAAGTCCGAGGGGGTGGGCCGCATTGGCTGGCACGGCTGATCGGGGAAGAAGTCGGCGGTACTTGTgtaaaaacaaaaaaaaaaaaaaaaaaaaaaaaaaaaaaaaaaaaccgtACTGAGGATAGGGAAGATAGTTTGCTATGGAAACGACAAAGCGTCATGCATAGGATTTGGTGTTATAATTGGTTTCTGGCGTACGGATTGGCGGAGTGGATCTGATCCTAGTTGTTGGCGGCTCGGGGGGGTAGTCATTCTTCCCTCGCTCTGGTTTCGTTTTTGTTGGATTAGGTAGCCATGAGATGGTCATTTATCTTTTGTAGTGCCTGCCGGAGAGAAGATCGTAAAGAATTGACTGGCCTGGAGTGAAGAGGAGTGGCCGTTACTGGCGACGCAGTAGTGAGACGTTTCTCTTCGACAGACGAAAGATCGATGGGATTCGACGACAAGCTGCACGCTAGGCGGAGTTCGTCACCTTCAAATCACCAGCCTCcatgattttttttcccaaGTGGAGGGAGACAAATCCCCAAATAAATAAGTCTACACTaaggaaaagatattattaccTATATAGTTTGAATTGATCACTCAAGCGATCGCCAGCCTCGCTTTTCgcaccttttccttcttcttcttcttctcttcaactcctcgacTATTGTCAAGTTGAACCCTCGACGATTTCACTCCACGCCGACTATCCGACGAGACAACAACAACTATATTATGACTGCGCCATTGTCATCATGACCGATCTCTTTGTCTAGACCTGGGTTGATTTCtttgtaaaaaaaaaaaagatctgTTGTGATTCAGCGAGTAttgatctttttcttgtgaATCTTTTTGCGACCGAAATCTATTTGAATCGTTGTCGTTTgatatacttttatttaattattttttcccaTCTGTTTCTTCCGCCCGGAAatagagggaaaaaagaaaaagagaaaaaaagaattgaTATCAAACTCTGAACTTCCACCGCCTTCGTTGCAATTCGATCGGCCACGACCAATCAGAGCGATGGTTCTTCCGCAACTTTTCTCTCGTCACAAATCCAAGAGATCCAAATCCAAGCAAATTCAGCATCCGGATCTCTCGACTTTGACTCCAAATCCGACGCCGGtcccttctgcttcttctcctcctcctccgccaccTCCTAGATTTCCTCCGTCGTCgccttcaacctcttcttctccccgtcATTCTCAGAGTACCCGGAAAAAtcctccaccccctccacctccaccgtaCCAACCCACTGCTGCGGCGactgctcctcctcctcagacGAATCTTCCACGCAAATCCTCGACTCGTCCGGCCCACAGTCGGTCGTCgtccattccttctcacTCCAAATCCTGTCACCGTCCGACACATTCCTCTGCTACCTCTAAGGGcagtttctcttcctccgcctcTCGTCCTACCTTCTCCCGTGCTTCGACCGTTCACCGGTTCAAGAAGCACGACCCCGATCTTCATCCGTTAAATCTTCCTCCTGACGAACTACGTCGTCTATCAGCCATGGCCGCTGCTGCTGACCGGAGCTCGATGGACGTCGACAGCAATGACCCTCGTCTGTCGTCGTCCGCTAATGGTGTGAACGGAACACATGCCGAAAAGAGCCctacccctcctcctcatagATCAAATGGAACGACCGCTGAGGCGGATTCATTCAAGTTGGCGGGAAATAAATTCTTCAAGGATCGCAATTATGCTCGGGCTATTGAAGAGTTCAGCAAAGGTAGGCGCTCTGCTGCGACAGTCTCATGCGTGCTTCTGCTGACAAACTTTTAGCCGTTGAGATTAACCCTAATTCTTCCGTGTACCTGTCCAACCGGGCGGCGGCACACATGGCCGCCCATCAATATATCAATGCTCTTGAAGACTGCGAACGAGCTCTTGAGCTCGATCCGTCCAACGCTAAGATTCAGTACCGTCTGGCCCGTATCCTCACTAGTCTGGGCCGCCCGCAAGAGGCCCTTAATGTCCTCTCTCGCACGGACCCTCCCGCCTCAGCGACCGACCGTGCACCTGCTGAGAAGATGATTCGTTTCGTGACCCAAGCGGAAGAGACCCTGGCTCAGGAACGGGGGGTGTCGATGGCTCTGTTCTGTCTAGACCAGGCGAGAGCGCTCCTGGGAAATGGCGTTAAGGAGCCCCGCAAGTGGACCTTGATTACCGCGGAAGCACAGCTGAAGATGGCAAACGAGAATTCGTATGCAAAGGCACAGGATATTGCGATGAACATGCTTCGACAGAACAATCAAGATCCTGACGCTCTTATGATCCGTGCCCGTGCATTCTACGGCCTCGGAGAGACGGAACAGGCGCTGAAGACCCTTAAAATCTGTATCAGTTTGGATCCTGATATGAAGTCGGCTATTAAACTACTTCGTACCGTTCAGAAGTTGATGCGCACGAAGGAAGAGGGCAACAATGCTTTCAAGGCCAAGGATTACCGTAAGGCTATCGACCTCTGGTCGCAAGCTTTGGAGGTAGACCCGTCCAACAAGGACATGAACGCAAAGATCTTACAGAATCGTGCTCAGGCACACATTAACCTGAAGGAATACGATAACGCAGTCAAAGACTGCACCGAGGCTCTGCGGTTGGATCCGTCGTATGTCAAGGCACAGAAGATTCGTGCTAAGGCCCACGGTGCTGCTGGTAACTGGGAAGAAGCAGTGCGCGATTACAAGGCCGTGGCGGAGTCCAACCCCACCGAAAAGGGTATCCAGGAAGAGATTCGCAAGGCTGAATTTGAGCTCAAGAAGGCCCAGCGGAAGGACTACTACAAGATCTTGGGTGTGTCTAAGGATGCTTCCGAGCatgagatcaagaaggcctACCGCAAGCTGGCCATCCAGTACCACCCGGATAAGAACCGTGATGATCCTCAAGGTGATGAGAAGTTCAAGGAGATCGGAGAGGCTTATGAGACCCTGATCGATCCTCAGTATGTGCCCCTCTGTCTTTGGTCCTTTCCAATACTGGCTGTCTAACAAAGGTTTTAGGAAACGTGCTTCTTATGACAATGGTGATGACCTCATTGACCCATCCGACATGTTCGGTGGCCATGGTGGCTTCAGCGGCTTCGGCGGCATGGGAGGCATGGGAGGCATGGGTGGAATGGGCGGTATGGGTGGTATGGGTGGCATGGGCGGCACCCATATCAACATCGACCCCAACATCCTCTTTAACATGATGAacggcggcggtggcggtGGATTCGCCCAGGCCGGCGGAAACCCCTTCGGCGGCGGCCAGTCCCGCGGCGGATTCCCTGGCGGATTCCCCTTCTAATCCACGGACGGCACGTATTCAACGCGACAGGGATAACAGAACATATAAATCTTGAAAGGAAACCAGAAGGACGGAaccgaaaaaagaaatctttAATGACTGACAAGTCTTGTCTGTGGCTGCATTTATCTGGGGAAAGGTCTCGTTCTtcacccttttctcttttcctacCTTTCGCCGATCAATCCATCCTACGCTGTCTCATCTATACGCGGTCTTTGATATTCCCCGGTGCATTGCATGATTTCAGACTGTTAAGCACGATGCGATAGACTTGATGCTTTGCCTTGTTTATTTACCatttatcttcttttccagtttcacccccttttttttattcattCCCAACCTAGCATAGATGGGACGCTTGTTTTATTTGtgacttttctcttcctccattttcctttattttttcgtttctccttctgcttTTCCAAAGACCACCCCCCTGCGATCTGTAAGCAGGGATGTGTTGAATATGGAAGACAAACAGTGAACATCCTAGTGGCTACATTCTGGCGTTATATACTCTTGGGTCTTATGCTTGCTCCCTATTGATACTATTTACTCATTTGCGTGTGATCTGCGATGCTGCCATGTTTATGTTGAGATTTATTTGCGAAATACCAGTGGCTTGGCCATTATCGGGTAGCTGATGAGATCAATGGATATGTTGatgatttattatatatggTTCGCTTCGTAGAATGTGTTTATTTTTGATATCTATGGGTGTGGTTAGATGTTTATTGTTCTACTGTTCCAGGAACATAGCCAGTAATCACGTCAGAAGATGGATGCAATAGAAGACGAAATGAAAGGTCTATTTCCAGAATAATCCTATTCAAATCAGGGAAGAGATGTTCCAAAAGCCGCTAACAACAGCCATGTATCATCCTCCACGAACCTGTGATATCAAATCATTTAAGTTCTGTACTGAAAGATCCAGAAACAACAGCACCATCAATCCAATTTCGCACCTCATCTCGTGTCTCCCAGTAACATCGGGTCAAGCTTCAACCATCCGCCTTTAGTGTTCCAAAAATCCCAGAAACATGAAGTCCCAGATCATGCGAAGTTCGCATCAAAATTCTTGAGACAAAAACACCATCATCCCGACCGCGAACACCATTTCGTACTCCAGAGGCATCAAGTCAATGTTCATCTCGAAAAGACATCTATCATAGCTTGTATTCCATGTATGATTGCTCCCTTTGGTCTTGATGTCTGCTCTGCTCCTAGCACTGGCATCTTAGACAGAGAATCATAACCGAACATCATGCCTGCATATTCTCATCCTTAATGTTCGCCACTCCCTCGTGCTTTAAGATCTCTGCAGATAATTCTTGATGATTACTTAGTCCAAGGTGCTGGTCCAAGTGTACCTCTGTTTCTGCAGTTTGAATGATATTGGTGATTTTGTTCTTGAGCTCAATTTGTTGCTGAGAGAGCTTGCGGACCCGAGGATCGATTATGGCGATGCGGTAGTCGCGCGACACCTGGTCCACTGTCGTGTCGATCAGGGCTTCAATATCTGCTCCTGTCGACTCCAGAAGGCTTGTCAACCCCTTTGTTACTCGTCTAGCACTTGTCTGTAGCATGTTGACACTGTTCCTCGCGCCCTCCTGAGTCATCAGATTTCTCATACGGGCGAGGGTGCCAGGACCTGTGGAATAAGGTCAGAAGAAAGTATTCGGTGCATTGTTGGACTTAAGAAAAGTGAAAGGgaacttttctttccatttATTACTCCTTTATGAGAGAGGAACTGCAACGACTCACCTTTCTGCTCTGCACACTCTTCATAAGTCGGCATCAGCTTTGTTCTGATGGTTTCTGCAAACATTcgattgatttctttgtttcgaGATCATCGATTGCTCGAGACTCCCGAGCTGTTCTCCCATAGACTTACAACAGATGCTTAGTGCTTTGTCTAGCatatctttgctttccttggtgacacttcttctttctacTAGAGCGATTGCCCTTCTGTGATATTGCTCCAAGATTTCTGCTAAATCTCCCTTCAACTGAAAGAAATGTCCAGGTACCTTTTCATTGAACATGGTTGTCCAGCCTTGTATGACTCTTTTCAATAAAGGGTTGACTCTGCTATTGTGTTAGAGGTATTCGTGCCCGCGACTGCATGGTGGTGCATCACTTACAGTTGCTGGTTCCAGTCCAATTCGCGAAACATTCCCCGGCGACGGCAAGTAGCTCTGTAAGTTTGGATATGCAACCCTCCTTCGCTACGGGGTGCATTCCAGCCGGAGATGATACCAGGGATTTTCTCACTGGCATGTTTCATTGCTGGGTCTACAATATTAATGCCTGTCAGGTGCATTACTGAAAAAGAACGTACCGAATCTTCTTATGATGGTTTTTTCGAATTCATGCCGAAGGGAATCGATATTCGGCCACCATTGTCTAAGGCAGTTAGTCAATGTTGCTGATGCACCTCAATAAATGTGTATACCTCTTTCAATTCTACCATAGTGGAGTTGAACTCGGCTTCTAATTCTTGGATCTCCTCGGCGGACATGATATGCGCCTGGCCAGTTTCCAGTGACCAAAGAGATATCGATTGGAACAATTGCTTGAGCTGGGTCAAAAATCGCATCGCAGAAGCCTCTCTTGCCCTTTCTGTTAAGCTAATGCAATGACGCTGTAACTGAGGAATTTCAGTCTGCTCTAGCTGTGTGAACCCGGCTACAGCGCTTTCCTTCCGGAGCCTACCACGAAGTTTCTGGTAAGCTCTAGCGGATGCAGTGAACAAGGGAGTTCatcttctattttcttgTAGTTTCGGGCCAGCTTAGACCTGTCACTGGGGGCCAATGTATCCTGATCCTCCTCGTCCAGATCACGAATGCCATTTGCATAATCTCTTTTAATCTCATGTTTTGAATACTCATTCCTGGCCTCGATGCACTCTCTAAGAGTATCCGCCCTCATATTATCAGATTCTGCCTGTACTCGCTTCAATGCTGCTTTGTTGATTTGGATCTGCTGGTAGATTTCTCGTCGTTGGGTATCCAATACCTTCCGCTCAGATTTGAGAGACCGAAACTTCCTTAGTAGCTCATCAATTTCAGAATCTGCCGAGGGCTGCGTATCTGTGGCGGAGACATGCAGAATGGGCGTGCTTGGGACTTCTGCGTTAGGATTGGCGGTGACGTCCTTTTCAAGATCACtatgtctttttctttttatggGGGTTAGTTGAGACAGGTTCAAAGAACTTTCTTCGTTGAACAAACAAGACTCAAGTTCCTCGATCTCATCATCAAGTAAGCTCAACTCCTCCATAACACGCCCCTTCCCTTCTTGGAGCAGTTTCAGTTCAGCACCAAGTTGCGCACGTTTTCGATCTCGTTGCTCGCGCTCTTGCATTGACGGTAGTCTGAGTTTCAAAGAGTCCTGAACCTCACTGACGGTAATATGATCTGTCTTGGTGCAGACGAAGGTAATGTTGTTGAAGCTGCAGTCCATTTGCATTTGCATTTTGAAACTCTGCCCTAGGAGATCGCGTGCAACTTTGTCGTCAACGGCGCGATTGATTGGAGTGATAATCCAATGGGCAGAGCAACGCTTCGAGTACTCCTTTGCTACTTCCACACGTGCAGCATTTGTATCGTGAAGGCCAGGCAAATCGACCAAGACAGCGCCTGTAATCAGCGCCGGGGCCTTAAGAAAAATTCGGACCACGCGAATTAGCGGCCAGTACTTCATATCCCGGCCTTTCTCCGGGCCCTTCTCAGACCTGCCCCTTCTCCCCCTGCTGTCTATGTAGGACTTGACCATCCGTGAAAAAACCTTGGGGTCGTTTTGTTCGAAGACATGGACACTCCCAAGCAGATCTGAGACATTTGAATGCTCCATAAGCGCTTCAACTGAAGTGTTCAGGATGTCTTTCACTTCCAGTAGTGGATATACGGCTTTGATTTTATCAAGAGCTACCGCAGCATCGGAGTTTTTCTGCAGGTCCCCTCGGATCACGTCCTCGTGACTGtcgagaagatcttcaaaCAGAATACGCAATTCTTGCTCCCAATCTCTGAGTTCAATGAATTCAATTTGCGCCTTATACCGTGATTCCCCATCATTGTATAACAATTCCGTTGCTACCGCTGTGGAAGCGCGCATGCAATTTGTCGCGACGATGTTCTCTTCATCGACAATGGCGTTGATAAGCGAAGACTTACCGGCGCCGGTGCTTCCGTTTAATCCAATAATCACCTTTTCAGTCTGCGAAATCGAAAGCGTTCTTTCGATTTGTGGTTTCCAGTCGATGTCGGCGTTCCGGACATCTGACCCTTCAAAAGCCTGTTGTAGCTTATTCAAGGCAAGCAATCCTTCTTTGACAGCAGTTTCCAACGTAGAGATCTTGGGATCCTCATATTTCCTTGGATCATACTCCATGGGGACACTTGTGTGAGCCATATCCATATCCTCATCTTGAGAGCATACAGTCCGGTCATCGTCGCTATTTTCATCATCCTGGATATCTAGAGACTGGTATGATTCAGACAAGACACGTGTCCCTAGTTGACCGATACTCTGCTCAAATTGACTTACTTGGAGTTCTTAGAAGCCACTCGATACACAAACACAGGGAGTACTTACGAGGAACAAACCATGTCTCCTCAGCAACAGACTGAGTCATCTCCGCATAACTTTTTTCATACAATGTCTTCAAGATGTCTCTATACTGAGCCTGTGCTCCAGTCGGCGTCGTTGATGAAGCGAGGGCTCGAACGCGCTCTACGTATGGCTGACGAAGTGTTGGTGCTATAGACGACCAGATTTCTTTGAAATTAGGGCAGAGAGGGACTAGCAAGGCTGGCGTGAGGATGACTCTCTTATTGTATCATTTCAGACAGAAAAACTTACGCTGATATTGGTTTCCCCAGATGCGAATATGTCGTGCTGTCTGCTCTGCTATGTAATGCTGTTCAGCAAGTTGGATAACTTGATCATCCATCTTATCAATGAGGGTGGCGTTTGGACGAAAATtatgaggagaaagaaggaagaagtgACTATGAAGGTACGATGGATCAAACAAGAAGCGAGATATGAAACATGGTTTGAGATAAACATTAAGGAAAGCAAATGCAGGATGTTGTCTACATGCAAGTGACTGCGAGTGAATTGAGGAGGGTGTAACAAAAGCTAACACTGAGAGTGAATCCCCATAGCTGTTGCCTCAGGCGAGAGATTGTGATGCTGGTGCCATTTTCAGCGTTATCGAGTAAACTGGTGAATGAAACCGGGTGAATATAATTGATGTCATAGGTCTCGTACTGGGGATATGGGACAAGGCCACTGGTAGCTTGTTGCAG
This Aspergillus flavus chromosome 1, complete sequence DNA region includes the following protein-coding sequences:
- a CDS encoding molecular chaperone; translated protein: MVLPQLFSRHKSKRSKSKQIQHPDLSTLTPNPTPVPSASSPPPPPPPRFPPSSPSTSSSPRHSQSTRKNPPPPPPPPYQPTAAATAPPPQTNLPRKSSTRPAHSRSSSIPSHSKSCHRPTHSSATSKGSFSSSASRPTFSRASTVHRFKKHDPDLHPLNLPPDELRRLSAMAAAADRSSMDVDSNDPRLSSSANGVNGTHAEKSPTPPPHRSNGTTAEADSFKLAGNKFFKDRNYARAIEEFSKAVEINPNSSVYLSNRAAAHMAAHQYINALEDCERALELDPSNAKIQYRLARILTSLGRPQEALNVLSRTDPPASATDRAPAEKMIRFVTQAEETLAQERGVSMALFCLDQARALLGNGVKEPRKWTLITAEAQLKMANENSYAKAQDIAMNMLRQNNQDPDALMIRARAFYGLGETEQALKTLKICISLDPDMKSAIKLLRTVQKLMRTKEEGNNAFKAKDYRKAIDLWSQALEVDPSNKDMNAKILQNRAQAHINLKEYDNAVKDCTEALRLDPSYVKAQKIRAKAHGAAGNWEEAVRDYKAVAESNPTEKGIQEEIRKAEFELKKAQRKDYYKILGVSKDASEHEIKKAYRKLAIQYHPDKNRDDPQGDEKFKEIGEAYETLIDPQKRASYDNGDDLIDPSDMFGGHGGFSGFGGMGGMGGMGGMGGMGGMGGMGGTHINIDPNILFNMMNGGGGGGFAQAGGNPFGGGQSRGGFPGGFPF